A single window of uncultured Methanospirillum sp. DNA harbors:
- a CDS encoding sugar-specific transcriptional regulator TrmB, giving the protein MQGVIERRRAYLQLMRRLTLEKGFFTVQEIQQEAGVPRSTVQDWILRLSEEGCVVVLHPPRGRTPAQYAATSALPRSACKRIFTSIDGDLVEIVHECMSSACAGFCGYHHQLGGGKQMTVVRDGTLLREFIHLGECEAVVGLYPHSAVAVTGVYLKNDQVLQRIRSVGGPAFSLSGMMGLARGVLDVEILKDGPCTEGIIRTKALSHLTIGIDNTDSESGGATFALAIALLQHLAGFSGVFPITHHVMMLYPGVYEKTAGNSCSAIELAVEPGIVEQIISETVRFVSDESVSPSWGVAVRSGLRISDDLKSFGLTARREIVSCKTARSIAESSSVILSGGDGVIGALAAVALVGLPAHLLLDPGRDLGGLPFSSDKNFDE; this is encoded by the coding sequence ATGCAGGGGGTAATTGAGCGAAGGCGTGCGTATCTCCAGCTCATGCGCAGGCTGACCCTTGAAAAAGGGTTCTTTACTGTACAGGAGATTCAGCAGGAGGCTGGTGTTCCACGAAGTACCGTTCAGGACTGGATCCTACGTCTGAGTGAAGAAGGGTGTGTGGTCGTTCTTCATCCTCCCAGAGGGAGAACGCCTGCCCAGTATGCAGCAACAAGTGCTCTTCCGAGAAGTGCGTGCAAGCGGATCTTCACATCAATCGATGGCGATCTCGTTGAGATTGTACATGAGTGTATGAGTAGTGCATGTGCCGGCTTCTGCGGCTATCATCATCAGCTTGGCGGGGGAAAGCAGATGACTGTTGTCAGGGATGGAACCCTGCTCCGCGAGTTTATCCACCTCGGGGAATGTGAAGCAGTTGTCGGGCTCTATCCTCATTCTGCAGTTGCAGTAACCGGGGTGTACCTAAAGAATGATCAGGTTCTTCAGCGAATTCGATCTGTAGGTGGCCCGGCATTTTCACTCTCCGGGATGATGGGACTTGCCAGGGGTGTGCTTGATGTGGAGATACTCAAAGATGGTCCCTGCACTGAAGGAATTATTCGTACAAAGGCACTCTCACACCTGACCATCGGGATCGACAACACAGACTCAGAAAGTGGGGGCGCAACATTTGCACTGGCAATCGCTCTACTTCAGCATCTTGCCGGGTTTTCCGGTGTTTTCCCTATTACTCATCACGTGATGATGCTCTATCCTGGCGTTTACGAGAAGACCGCCGGGAACTCATGCAGCGCAATCGAACTTGCAGTTGAGCCTGGTATAGTCGAACAGATCATCTCTGAAACTGTCAGGTTTGTTAGTGATGAAAGTGTGTCTCCGTCATGGGGTGTTGCAGTTCGTTCCGGCCTTCGGATTTCTGACGATCTGAAGTCATTCGGTCTTACTGCCCGCCGTGAAATCGTATCCTGCAAGACTGCCCGAAGTATAGCTGAATCATCCTCGGTCATCCTCTCTGGTGGTGATGGTGTGATCGGCGCTCTTGCGGCAGTGGCACTGGTGGGGCTTCCTGCTCACCTGCTTCTTGATCCCGGTAGAGATCTCGGCGGTCTGCCTTTTTCATCAGATAAAAATTTTGATGAGTGA
- a CDS encoding homoserine dehydrogenase, producing the protein MAVRLALLGMGAVGRGIIQTVAEKDLGLVITAVADSRSGCIDPDGLDLKELLDRKEKAGICGDVNISAETIVRTAPYDILVEMTPTDARNGEPATSYIREALTRGCHVVTSNKGPVALHYHDLSSLAKENNVQFRFEATVAGAIPILQTLMNNLGGNDILSLYGVLNGTCNYILTRMAEEGLTYKQALDEARTLGYAEADPTYDVKGIDAAIKLVILANTVWKKNICLDDVDVTGIDLLTEEALRLAEQQDATIRLIGEIIPGQNIYRLCPRIVPRDHPLVVQGSLNAIIVRTDLAGDLLFVGKGAGSKETASAVIGDILSIRDMDAGGN; encoded by the coding sequence ATGGCAGTTCGTCTAGCATTACTTGGTATGGGTGCAGTTGGCCGTGGGATCATCCAGACAGTCGCAGAAAAAGATCTGGGACTTGTTATCACAGCAGTGGCAGATTCGCGGTCCGGTTGCATCGATCCTGATGGCCTTGACCTCAAAGAACTCCTCGATCGGAAAGAGAAGGCCGGGATCTGTGGGGATGTGAACATCAGTGCAGAGACGATAGTCAGGACTGCACCGTATGATATCCTTGTCGAGATGACCCCCACCGATGCTAGGAATGGAGAGCCTGCGACATCATATATCAGGGAAGCACTGACAAGGGGGTGCCATGTGGTCACTTCAAATAAAGGTCCGGTCGCTCTTCACTACCACGATCTCTCCTCTCTCGCGAAAGAGAACAATGTTCAGTTCAGGTTTGAAGCGACGGTAGCCGGGGCAATCCCAATTCTTCAGACTCTTATGAATAACCTTGGGGGGAACGATATCCTTTCCCTTTACGGAGTTCTGAATGGGACCTGCAACTACATCCTCACCAGGATGGCTGAAGAAGGACTTACCTATAAACAGGCCCTTGATGAGGCACGAACCCTCGGATATGCAGAGGCCGATCCAACCTATGATGTAAAGGGCATCGATGCCGCGATAAAACTGGTCATCCTTGCAAATACCGTATGGAAGAAGAATATATGCCTGGACGATGTGGACGTGACCGGGATCGATCTTCTGACTGAAGAGGCACTACGGCTTGCTGAGCAGCAGGATGCAACCATCAGACTGATCGGCGAGATTATACCCGGACAAAATATCTATCGGCTCTGTCCCCGGATTGTACCGAGAGATCATCCTCTGGTCGTACAGGGCTCACTCAATGCCATCATTGTCAGAACAGATCTTGCAGGTGATCTTCTCTTTGTGGGAAAGGGTGCAGGGTCAAAAGAGACTGCCAGTGCTGTTATTGGTGATATTCTCTCAATAAGGGATATGGATGCAGGGGGTAATTGA
- a CDS encoding amino acid-binding protein, translating into MKLELRDSPGQLVAALMPISDMGGNIKTVIHEHEHTPGQGVLSVEVVIEIPPELLDGLIARLRERGINVLRLGEERMSYRQSVILIGHLVHTDLGDTIDRIDKTGFAEVTYMSLAMPAINERTSAQFIIKSLTREHMQQALLILRQVAKQKEFLLIEPLEF; encoded by the coding sequence ATGAAACTTGAGCTCCGTGATTCTCCCGGGCAACTTGTTGCTGCCCTCATGCCGATCTCTGATATGGGCGGTAATATTAAAACTGTCATCCATGAGCATGAACATACTCCCGGCCAGGGTGTTCTGAGTGTAGAGGTGGTGATAGAGATTCCGCCCGAACTCCTTGACGGATTGATTGCTCGGCTGCGTGAACGGGGGATTAATGTCCTCCGGCTCGGCGAGGAGCGGATGAGTTACCGACAGAGCGTTATCCTGATCGGACATCTTGTGCATACCGATCTGGGTGATACTATCGATCGCATCGATAAGACCGGGTTTGCCGAAGTGACCTATATGAGCCTTGCAATGCCGGCGATCAATGAACGAACATCTGCACAGTTTATTATCAAGTCCCTGACCCGTGAGCATATGCAACAGGCTCTTCTGATACTCAGGCAGGTTGCAAAGCAGAAGGAGTTCCTTCTGATCGAGCCTCTGGAGTTCTGA
- a CDS encoding PEGA domain-containing protein produces the protein MPAETQLQTLMSLFDSKYLRALIRYSVLICLIFVIGSGGATAGLTQEKIPTSLTISALPVDPTINQSFHISGILTSAGGEPLGNKRILLDSSEKTSQDNDSFSTIDMVVTDRNGRYEFMRPRGSSPEYLKARFIGTDDYALSTSQVLGVRGIGTDHPQIREGGTGGIMLSTNPEGAEIYINNNLRGVTPNKVAGLKEGSYIVNLTKDGYQNETMEAYVTADRDVSFHITLSQGSGIRTGGSAFSDLMPGLSQSSHLAYTKTGNNTTSGPDVAVDVARGVMRISGNEVPGSSYTHLNNTTETSPKTNTYNNLKVSTISTTNTLGDGYDVMIIMTDH, from the coding sequence ATGCCTGCAGAAACCCAACTTCAGACACTCATGTCTCTCTTCGATTCAAAATATCTCCGTGCTTTAATCAGATATTCAGTTCTAATCTGCCTTATCTTTGTCATCGGATCTGGTGGCGCCACTGCAGGGCTGACCCAGGAGAAGATACCTACTTCCCTGACCATCAGTGCGCTTCCGGTTGATCCGACGATAAATCAGTCATTTCACATATCTGGGATCCTGACATCTGCCGGAGGGGAGCCTCTTGGAAACAAACGTATACTCCTCGACTCTTCAGAAAAAACAAGCCAGGACAACGACAGTTTCTCAACGATAGATATGGTTGTGACCGATAGGAATGGCAGGTATGAGTTTATGAGACCCAGGGGGTCTTCACCTGAATATCTCAAAGCCAGGTTCATAGGAACTGATGATTATGCCCTTTCCACAAGTCAGGTTCTCGGTGTCAGGGGTATCGGCACTGATCATCCCCAGATCCGGGAAGGTGGAACCGGCGGTATCATGCTCTCGACAAACCCGGAGGGTGCCGAGATTTATATAAATAATAATCTCCGGGGAGTGACTCCGAATAAAGTTGCAGGGCTTAAGGAGGGCTCCTATATCGTAAACCTGACCAAGGATGGGTATCAGAATGAGACAATGGAGGCGTATGTCACTGCTGATCGTGATGTCTCCTTTCATATCACCCTGAGTCAAGGTTCAGGCATACGGACAGGAGGGTCTGCTTTCTCTGATCTTATGCCCGGGCTTTCCCAGTCTTCACATCTGGCATACACCAAAACCGGTAATAACACCACATCAGGCCCTGATGTTGCAGTCGATGTTGCCCGTGGTGTTATGAGAATATCAGGAAATGAGGTCCCGGGTTCGTCGTACACTCATCTGAACAACACAACTGAAACCTCTCCAAAAACAAACACCTACAATAATCTCAAAGTGTCTACAATTTCCACAACCAATACCCTGGGTGACGGGTATGATGTCATGATCATCATGACTGATCACTGA
- a CDS encoding PEGA domain-containing protein, with product MSCVRELLSQNSLHLWATLGLICAISLIAGTAGASADKTQTNLTIGLSPADPAANQSFHVFGILTSSDGKTLGNKHITLESSQKSSTDSDSYEVLATKDTDTEGKYDFFRPVDTPPEFLRVKFLGNDNFAPVTSVAISARGAGTDHPQVSTGKTGTVMIYSTPQGADVYIDDVLRGVSPYHAGGLTEGTHYVTLVKKGYLNETQDIYITTKYDASLEITLKQ from the coding sequence ATGTCATGTGTTCGGGAACTTCTCTCTCAAAATTCTCTTCACCTCTGGGCAACCCTCGGACTCATCTGTGCAATCAGTCTGATTGCAGGTACTGCCGGGGCTAGTGCAGATAAGACTCAGACAAACCTGACAATCGGGCTCTCTCCGGCAGATCCTGCAGCGAACCAGTCATTTCATGTATTTGGTATACTCACGTCGTCAGACGGGAAAACCCTCGGAAACAAACATATTACCCTTGAATCATCCCAGAAGAGTTCTACAGATTCGGACAGTTATGAGGTTTTGGCAACCAAAGATACCGATACCGAAGGTAAGTATGACTTCTTCCGGCCCGTAGATACCCCTCCTGAGTTCCTGCGTGTAAAATTTTTGGGAAATGATAATTTTGCACCTGTTACCAGTGTGGCCATAAGTGCCAGGGGAGCAGGAACAGATCACCCGCAGGTCAGTACCGGGAAAACGGGTACTGTTATGATCTACTCAACCCCACAGGGAGCAGATGTCTATATTGATGATGTTCTGCGTGGTGTCTCCCCTTATCACGCGGGTGGGCTTACAGAAGGTACCCATTATGTAACCCTGGTTAAGAAAGGATATCTCAACGAAACCCAGGATATATACATAACCACGAAATATGACGCCTCCCTTGAAATAACACTTAAGCAATAA
- a CDS encoding DJ-1/PfpI family protein, which produces MKVLIVIPPEKFRDEELLQPVQVFQEAGIKFDLASTHVGVVMGVLGKKAKVNRTFEDILLKGSDEYYAMMIVGGPGTMVHLWNNTHLHELARIFNAKGKVIAGIDNGPIVIAKAGLLKKKEATVAPGPTVREMMIDDAIIVNKPIVYKDRIVTANGHEASVEFAKLIVQYHDGNPEFVATQSKAGFSF; this is translated from the coding sequence ATGAAGGTACTCATCGTGATACCCCCTGAAAAGTTCAGGGACGAAGAACTGCTCCAACCGGTACAGGTGTTTCAGGAAGCCGGTATTAAATTTGACCTGGCTTCAACCCATGTAGGGGTTGTGATGGGAGTTCTGGGCAAAAAAGCAAAGGTAAACCGGACATTTGAAGATATTCTTCTGAAAGGTTCCGATGAGTACTACGCCATGATGATCGTTGGTGGGCCGGGTACAATGGTTCACCTCTGGAATAACACCCATCTGCACGAACTTGCGCGGATCTTTAATGCCAAGGGAAAAGTAATTGCCGGTATTGACAATGGGCCTATTGTTATTGCCAAGGCAGGTCTCCTCAAAAAGAAAGAGGCTACAGTTGCTCCGGGTCCGACTGTCCGTGAGATGATGATCGATGATGCGATCATCGTGAATAAACCGATAGTATACAAAGACAGGATCGTTACTGCAAACGGCCATGAGGCTTCGGTTGAGTTTGCAAAACTGATCGTACAGTACCATGACGGAAATCCGGAGTTTGTTGCTACGCAGAGTAAAGCCGGATTCTCGTTTTGA
- a CDS encoding EF-Tu/IF-2/RF-3 family GTPase — protein sequence MSNLNIVIIGPEDIGKEIGKKGTSTDITFYNLRKGESTLTLIEPSRYPEKLSSLFYAVSLADMAVVVIDKVTAQLGECILELNCARLSRGYLILRNYLDVAQISPLIKGTVLEQYKVIPDDFNALREALLADADALPAAKADSPGIIPIDHHFNVKGIGTVILGCVQDGTVHKHDQVTIHPLGKTAQIRSIQKHDDDVNEAHTGDRVGLALKGIEADDLDRGYVLTASQDIQSKCEVTGKVTIIPYWPEPLKEQMVLYAGHWMQFLPCRVQKFTTGGDWRSAELTLAFEKELIFRPGSVVVLHYLEGEKLRIVGTLELA from the coding sequence ATGTCAAATTTAAATATCGTAATAATCGGACCCGAAGATATCGGAAAAGAGATCGGAAAGAAAGGAACCTCTACCGATATCACATTCTATAATCTCAGGAAAGGAGAGTCAACACTCACGCTGATAGAGCCGTCACGGTATCCTGAAAAACTCTCCTCACTCTTCTATGCAGTTTCACTTGCTGATATGGCGGTTGTAGTCATCGACAAAGTCACCGCACAACTCGGGGAGTGCATTCTTGAGTTGAACTGTGCCCGGCTCTCACGGGGATATCTCATTCTCAGGAACTATCTGGATGTGGCACAGATCTCACCGCTCATAAAGGGGACAGTGCTTGAGCAGTACAAGGTGATTCCCGATGATTTCAACGCCCTCCGTGAAGCACTTCTTGCAGATGCAGATGCTTTACCGGCGGCAAAAGCAGACTCACCGGGAATAATCCCCATCGATCACCACTTCAATGTAAAGGGGATTGGAACCGTGATCCTCGGGTGTGTCCAGGATGGGACCGTCCACAAGCATGATCAGGTCACCATTCACCCCCTTGGCAAGACAGCACAGATCCGCTCGATTCAGAAGCACGATGATGATGTGAATGAGGCCCATACCGGAGACAGGGTAGGACTTGCTCTCAAAGGAATTGAGGCAGATGACCTGGACAGAGGATATGTGCTGACGGCATCACAGGATATCCAGAGCAAATGCGAGGTGACAGGGAAAGTGACCATCATCCCATACTGGCCTGAACCCCTCAAAGAACAGATGGTCCTTTACGCAGGCCATTGGATGCAGTTCCTCCCCTGCAGGGTTCAGAAATTTACTACCGGAGGAGACTGGCGGTCAGCAGAGCTAACCCTCGCCTTTGAGAAGGAACTCATCTTCAGACCGGGATCAGTGGTAGTCCTGCATTACCTGGAGGGAGAAAAACTCAGAATTGTCGGGACCCTTGAGCTTGCATAA
- a CDS encoding YgiQ family radical SAM protein, whose translation MRKEQDIKHHPQPEYLPISLEELEKIGVDRPDIILISGDAYLDHPASATALLGRSLWDAGYTVGVIPQPDIKSDDSFTVFGQPNLFFSVSAGSMDSMVAHYTPARKRRHEDAFSPGGCLLRPDRATLVYTDLIHRIYPDSPIVIGGVEASLRRFAHYDYWSDRIRQSLLADAPADILVFGMGEQQLIRLAKDAASGKSIHDTHDIPGTCWKIAPKKWAEQREEMNWEILEIPSFTEVSNDPLLYAQSHIRVSDEQNPFQGKMVLQRHPKTIIIQNPPALPLSTERLDQIYGLPYKRKAHPSYQEPIPALESIRFSVTSHRGCFGNCSFCALAMHQGKIIQSRSHDSVIREIERIVRMKEFRGTISDIGGPSANMYDDWCERWDLQGACSERECTSCKSRRSGISRYLSLLMDALDVPGVKHVFIGSGLRYDLIPDEPGTMQQICTHVSGQLKVAPEHISQSVTDLMNKPGPHVFDSFRKRFEEAQKGKNPRQYIIPYLMSGHPGCTIQDMITLAEYLRDHRLYTEQVQDFTPTPMTTSTCMYATGLDPRTRKQIHIPKAEEKRIQRALLSWRDPAGYDLVREGLRQAGREDLIGSGPECLIGRRRQQREQASGEKKTGKKGKGIGRMSTGSRRPEDH comes from the coding sequence ATGAGAAAAGAGCAGGATATAAAGCATCACCCCCAACCGGAATACCTTCCGATCTCGCTGGAGGAACTTGAGAAGATCGGGGTGGATCGCCCTGATATCATTCTTATTTCGGGTGATGCATACCTCGATCATCCTGCATCTGCCACAGCCCTTCTTGGCAGATCACTCTGGGATGCCGGGTACACCGTAGGAGTGATCCCCCAGCCTGATATCAAAAGTGATGATTCATTCACGGTCTTCGGACAGCCGAATCTCTTCTTCTCGGTATCTGCCGGATCCATGGACTCGATGGTGGCCCATTACACACCGGCACGAAAACGGCGGCATGAGGATGCATTCTCGCCAGGTGGATGCCTGCTCCGGCCAGACCGGGCCACCCTTGTATATACCGATCTCATCCACAGGATCTATCCTGACTCGCCCATTGTAATCGGTGGGGTGGAGGCGTCACTGAGAAGATTTGCCCACTATGACTACTGGTCTGACCGGATACGCCAGTCTCTCCTCGCTGATGCTCCTGCTGACATTCTGGTCTTCGGGATGGGCGAACAGCAACTCATACGCCTTGCCAAAGATGCTGCATCCGGCAAAAGCATACATGATACCCACGACATTCCAGGCACCTGCTGGAAGATAGCCCCAAAGAAGTGGGCAGAACAGAGGGAAGAGATGAACTGGGAGATTCTTGAGATCCCTTCCTTCACGGAGGTGAGCAACGATCCCCTCCTGTACGCACAGAGTCACATCCGGGTATCTGATGAACAGAACCCATTCCAGGGCAAAATGGTCCTTCAGCGGCACCCGAAGACTATTATCATCCAGAACCCTCCTGCATTGCCACTCTCTACAGAGAGGCTTGATCAGATCTACGGTCTTCCGTACAAACGAAAGGCTCATCCTTCATACCAGGAACCGATCCCTGCACTCGAATCCATCAGGTTCTCGGTAACCTCTCACCGGGGCTGCTTTGGCAACTGTTCATTCTGTGCCCTCGCCATGCACCAGGGAAAGATCATCCAGAGCAGAAGTCATGATTCTGTCATCAGGGAGATTGAGAGGATCGTCAGGATGAAAGAGTTCAGAGGCACCATATCCGACATCGGAGGGCCAAGTGCAAACATGTACGATGACTGGTGCGAACGCTGGGACTTACAGGGGGCGTGTTCTGAGAGAGAGTGCACCTCCTGCAAGAGCCGGAGATCAGGAATCTCAAGGTACCTCTCCCTTCTCATGGACGCCCTCGATGTGCCAGGCGTCAAACACGTCTTCATCGGCTCCGGCCTCAGATATGACCTGATTCCTGACGAACCCGGTACCATGCAACAGATCTGCACCCATGTTTCAGGACAACTGAAGGTTGCCCCAGAACACATCAGTCAGAGTGTGACAGACCTGATGAATAAGCCAGGTCCTCATGTGTTTGACTCGTTCAGAAAGCGGTTTGAAGAAGCACAGAAGGGGAAAAATCCACGGCAGTATATCATCCCATACCTGATGTCAGGCCACCCGGGATGCACAATCCAGGATATGATCACACTTGCCGAGTACCTCAGAGACCATCGTCTCTACACCGAACAGGTACAGGACTTCACACCTACACCCATGACAACCTCGACCTGTATGTATGCGACAGGTCTCGATCCCAGGACCAGAAAACAGATCCATATACCAAAGGCTGAAGAAAAGAGGATTCAGCGGGCACTGCTCTCATGGCGTGACCCTGCCGGATATGATCTGGTCAGGGAGGGGCTCAGGCAGGCAGGACGGGAGGATCTCATCGGGAGCGGACCGGAGTGTCTTATTGGTAGAAGAAGACAGCAGAGAGAGCAGGCATCAGGAGAGAAAAAGACCGGAAAGAAAGGGAAGGGTATCGGGAGAATGTCAACCGGCAGTCGTCGCCCGGAGGATCACTGA
- a CDS encoding carboxymuconolactone decarboxylase family protein yields the protein MGKPTEGYEQIIRSVLESGAAETAQSWMDAILAENGRVPLIFERMAERPEVLVSHLLYKTAVLKTGSLEPKYVELISIAVSAALRCNHCTDYHVQAAIRKGATKDEILEAILIAGLTSQSTVLADAYRTYAESIEECAACAMKIPGEDQ from the coding sequence ATGGGAAAACCCACTGAAGGATACGAACAGATCATCAGAAGTGTTCTCGAGTCCGGGGCAGCCGAGACTGCCCAGTCCTGGATGGATGCGATTCTCGCTGAGAATGGAAGAGTTCCCCTGATCTTTGAACGCATGGCTGAACGCCCAGAGGTTCTTGTCTCTCATCTTCTCTATAAAACAGCCGTCCTCAAGACAGGTTCACTCGAACCGAAGTATGTCGAGCTCATCAGTATAGCAGTCTCTGCCGCACTCCGGTGTAATCATTGTACTGATTATCACGTGCAGGCAGCCATCAGGAAGGGAGCAACAAAGGATGAGATACTTGAGGCCATACTTATTGCAGGCCTTACGTCCCAGTCAACCGTTCTTGCTGATGCATACCGGACCTATGCGGAGAGTATCGAGGAGTGTGCTGCCTGTGCGATGAAGATTCCCGGAGAGGATCAGTGA